agagagagagacatcactcccatggagttcaagacctccatgtgagcatgtgagaagatcccgaggGATACAAGACCCCTTTGtgggaaggatctacctagatcatcaagaccccatctccttcggatttgggatgaactttaccatGTATCTTTCCcgttgttgttcatgtaccttatgGATCATGTGTGTTTGTTAGTCCAGTGGATGTGTGAttagacttgttcttgagtgtttccccctGTGATTTCTCTCctttcttccccgtgttcatcgtgttcttcgtgttctccgCGGGAATCCACTCCAATTGTGAAAGATCGGCTGAAACCGGGTCTAGCCCCGTATCAAGGGGGTACATGTAATGTCCTTGAGGCGTGTTCTTTTGagcagcgtgtgtgtgtgtgtgtctttcaCCGCATCACCACCCCACCCCCAAAAAAGGGAGTTGTGACCGTTCGGGGTTTCATTATCCTAGGTTAAAACCCCAACACGGCCTTTGTTGGGCTCTAAATGTTTCTAAAAGTTGGTTAGAGTTGCCCCTATATGGAGATTCCGAGTAGGTAAATCACGGGAAATCATATTGAGCGAGAGCTATATCTCGCTCGCTCAGTGTAAGTTTCGTTGATTTGTTTTCTTTTGTCTATTTTGATAGTTGGAATGGTTTGGTTTTTATCGgggttttcctttctttctttcattttgttttctttactaGTTTCTTCAATTTTCACAGGTTTTCTCTTTACTTTCTTTATTTCTATGTTGTTACTTTTTTGTaatagtttggattgcttaccacatatgtCACGTGGTTATggtgttttttgtttctttcttagttttcattcttttgcatcagtttttcttcttgtttctttcgtttctttgtttctttttagttttccttGGTTTtcatagttattatttattttcatgTAGGTTTCCACTGTTTCCACTCTTTTGCActggtttttttcttctttttttttggttATTTGGTTTCCTTGTTTATTTGTATGTTTTCATCTCTTTTTTTGTGTTCTCTTTTCGTATAGAACATGAACCTTTtttatacacgttcaacatttttCTTAATGTGTGATTAATATATTTCAAATACATGAAATAGTTTTCATATGCACctgaaacattttttatacacgtaGAACATTTTCTAAATATTTAATTAATTTTTCTTGTCAAATATATGGTTTTGATGTCTACCTTTTATGTAGATTGTAGAATTTCAGTATACATAAGTAAAACTTTTTTACACATgtttaacaattttttttaaatatatgcTTAACATTTTATCATATATATTTTTTATGCCTATTTGTCATAGATGTTATACATTTTTTCTATACAGATGAAACATTATTGTTATACATGGTTAACATTTATCAAATACTCCCTTTGTAAATTATTATAAGAGCTTTAgctcactactttagtattctaaacgctcttatattagtttacggagggagtacatgattaacACTTCCTTAAAATATAtgtttttgatgtctactttttcatACACGTTGTACATTTTTGTATAAATATTTTTtacacatgtttaacatttttcaactaCATGTTTAACCTTTTTTCATATAtaagttttgatgtctactttttctcATACACTTTGTACATTATTCGTTTGCATCAAAATATTTTCAGTACGTGTTTAACACTGTCATACACATTAAATTTTTCCAAtacatgttttgatgtctacttttttcatacacattatacattttttatatacatctgaaacattatttatatacatgtttagtatttttttcaaatacatgattgactttttttgaaatacatgatttgATGTCTATTCTTTTTCATATACATTGTACATTTAGTTGTATATACATTTGAAACATTTTTTTGTACATGCTTAACATTTTAAAATACATAATTAACGTTTTTAAAAAATACATGTTTGATGTCTTcgttttttcatacacattctttTGTATACATCCAGAAAATTATTTTTATGCATATTTAATAATTTAagtacatgattttttttaaacatgCTGAATATTGTTTTTAAAACATGATGAACATATTTTCATAAACAAGTCAACATTTTTAAGAAACAAGCTCAATATTCTTATATAACTTCTAAAATATAGAAAGTCACCTGCGCCAGCAAATTCGCTCCCTCAAACTAATGTTCATCATGTGAGCAATGCAAACtaatgaagtactccctccgttcggaattacttgtctcggaaatggatgtatctagaactaaaatacatctagatacatccattttcgcgacaagtaatttcgaacggagggagtagttgtgggCCACCTAGCCCACGTACAAGATGCTATGCAGGTGGGCGTTCCTTCCAACTCGCTATAAGCGACAAATAGACGACCCCAGCATACTGCGCGCGGCGCCGCGACTATTTCTCGCTTTAAGCGAGATGGGAAGGATCGGTCGCTTAAGGGAAATACGCTAACCGGGCCGGCCCATTCACGCACGTGCAGAGTAAAAGGAAAAACACCCATTGAGAAAATGGAGCGCGGCGGGGATTCGAGACGTGGTCTCCTGGTTTAGAGCATCTGTAACAGACCCCTAAAAGTAGTCAAACCCATAAAAATCCATGTTTTCAGTTTTTGTTGTCAAAAAACACCCTCGATAGAGCCCGTAAGACTGGACATACCTGTAAACTTTTTTAGGCCCCTGAGAATCCACCCCCACGACCTCTTTATTTACAGATTTGGAGGCAAAACTGAGCGTTCCTTGAAAACCGGTCAATGTTGCGCCACGAGAAATTTCCACCGTGTACACATGGGCTCCGGTGATCTTCCGCCACGAAACTCGCCGGAAACTCGACGCTTACAGCAGATGCGCCTCTAGCGTGCAGAGGAGCTCATAGGAGCGGCAGCGGGAGCTAGCTAGCTACAGCGATGGGGgcgagagctagctagctagctccagGATCGATTCGAGCAGCTACGGCGATGGGAGCTAGCTGGATCCGGGATCGATTCGAGCAACTACGACGACGGGGGCTAGCTAGCTCCTGGATCGATTCGATCGATCCATTCAAGCAGATACAGCAacaggagctagctagctagcgacCGATCCATTCAAGCAGCTACggcgagacgctggaggcgcttcGTATGAGCCGTCTTGGACACCGGCGGCTCTGTATTTGGCTGCTTCGTATGCTGTCCGCCGGCTTCGTAGGGGCGACCTAGCTGCCCGTGGACACGGGCGAGAGAAAGGAGAAGACATGGGGAAAATATAACGAATATTTGGTTTTACAGTTGAAGTTTGAGGGGCCTGTTCGGCCGCAGCTTTAAACCGACCCTTAAAACGTGTTTTCCGCAAACTGAAAATCGTGTTTTCAGTTCCGCGGATTAAGGggcctgctagagatgctcttgGAGCAGCAGGGTCAAGCCACTCGACTAGCTTTCTGTTTGTAGCAGTAGTAAGGCGAATCATTCTTATTGAGAAATAGAGTCGGGTTTTCTCCGGGGTTTTTTTCTAGTTTTTAAATTTGTTTCCTCGTTTTTTTCATTTCCTTTGGTttattttatttctgttttggttttcattttttgggttttctttgtttctttttgtttctcATTCTCCATTCTTATATACataatcaacattttttcaaatgcttgttcaacatttttcaaatacatgttcaacattttttatgtacatgctcaacattttttgtaatacttcttcaacatttttcaacTTCTCATTCAAgattttttttaatacttatttgttcaacatttacttaatcaacatttttcaaatacttgttcaacatttttcaaatactcattcaacattttttaataattACTTGTCCAACATTTTTCATATACCCATTCAAcaatttttttaatacttattcaatatttttcaaatactttctCAACAATTACTTgtacaaatacttgttcaacattttttcaatgaTTGGTCAACCTTTTttaaatacttcttcaacattttccaaatgcaTCATTAACATTTttgcaaatacttgttcaacatttttcaaatgcttattcaaaaaagtataaacaaaagtacaaaaataaaataaaaaacgaaaACAGAAAAACAGGCTTTGCCCTCGCTCGCGCGTGGGCCAGCCCATCTTACGCGGGAGTCACAACATTTttgcaaatacttgttcaacagttTTTCCTTGCATTCTTCCTTCTGAATTTTTCCTTTGTTTCCTTTTTTGCTTTTCTTTCGCCCTTTTTCTTGTATTATTTTTTCCTGTGAGCgtccttttttatttttatattatatttaaAAATTTCCTGGATATTCTTAAAGTCCGTGAATATTTGTTAAAATTCTTGGGCAGTTTTAACTTTGTATGCATTTTAAAAAAATTTGTTAGCACATTTGAAATTCATACATTTTCAAATATAGGATTTTTCTTATTCCTGTATATTTCAGGAAATGTCTGAATATTTCTAAAATATTATTTTAAATTTCCTAAACATTTTTTATAAAATCATGATTACTTTTAAAAATATGCGATCTGTCATAAATTTTGGTGAACAACTATTAAACAAAATTATTCTAAANNNNNNNNNNNNNNNNNNNNNNNNNNNNNNNNNNNNNNNNNNNNNNNNNNNNNNNNNNNNNNNNNNNNNNNNNNNNNNNNNNNNNNNNNNNNNNNNNNNNNNNNNNNNNNNNNNNNNNNNNNNNNNNNNNNNNNNNNNNNNNNNNNNNNNNNNNNNNNNNNNNNNNNNNNNNNNNNNNNNNNNNNNNNNNNNNNNNNNNNNNNNNNNNNNNNNNNNNNNNNNNNNNNNNNNNNNNNNNNNNNNNNNNNNNNNNNNNNNNNNNNNNNNNNNNNNNNNNNNNNNNNNNNNNNNNNNNNNNNNNNNNNNNNNATCACATAAAAAGGGTGCCGGTTTCATGCAAGTGAAGTGAAGTTAATAATCATCCACCCCCCGTTTCTTGCAAGAGATCATGGTTTGTGAGAAATACTATAGCACAAGAAGTTAAATTGGACGCTATAGTGACTGCAGGTAACATTGGCCGCTGATAGTCACATACTTGCTTATACACACGATTCGATACTagggacatactccctccgtcctagtgtgaaaaaacgtcttacattatttAAACTTCTGAAGGTACATTATTTAAAAGTACCTTCAAATGGAATTAGAAAAATATTGAAGTGTCAGTTTGGGGATTTCTTATGGCGTGATCATATTGGTACCGCTTATGAGAACGACGAAACCTATTATCAAGACTAAATGCTATCTAAAGTTCTCATCCGAGACTCTGGAATCCCTTTTGCTGTATGACAGCAATCTAAAGTTCTTAACTGCCGCGATGTGTACACCTTGAAAAGTATGATTGTGCTACTTGTTACCGGATTGTGGTTCTCTGAATCGAAGTAAATACAACACTAAGAACTTGATACTTCCATTTTCTCCGCCTGTGAAATTTCAGTCATCTTGTTGCCCACACATGATAGTGAAGTAAATACAGCTATTCTCATTTTTCATTGCTCGCTGGCGTTCACATCTGTAGGTTTCTAGGATTCACAGGTTATTGCACTCTTAACTGTTTCTCATTCCTGCTAATACAGTAAACACATCAAGTAAGAACTGATATTCCCAGGTTTTAAGATAAATTATTATGTAACTAAACTCCCCTAGTCAAGAGCATCATATGATATAGGAAAATGAAGATGGAGAATGATGCTGGTAAGCTAGTTAATAGTATAAACTGAAGGATTAAGTTGTTGCTGCCACTGCCAAAATGTATGATGCATCAGATGAAGTATTACTGCAGTAACagcgaaaaaaaagaaaacagcAGAAATAGAGCAAGTGACACTTCTGATTAACAAGAATCACATGATGATTTGCAACAAGAATCACAAGAATCACATTGTTGCAACATAATAAGAGTTATCATAAATGGTGCCCGGTACAAATGCATCAGATCTAAAATACCAGAAACGGAGCAAATGATGTTCCTGATTCGGCCATACACAATTGTTCGGCAAGCAAGTACGATCCATCAGGTAAAAAAGAATGGCAAAACAATCAAACTCCCAAGCGCACGCAACTTTGCATCACAGAAGAACAATTTTACATTAACAGAGATGCAGCAGAACAAAATCAGAGACACGGTATTTCACTGAGACAAGTTTGATTTCCAGCAACATATGCGAAGCACTTTGTTCCACGATTCAGTTCGAACTACAGAGCAAATAGAGAGCTAAACAAGCCGCGGTTCCATCAAGCTTTTGGGATATCTGCAGGGGAGGGGGGCGAGGAAAAGCCTAGCCGCCGAAGCCGTAGAGGGTGCGGCCCTGGCGCTTGAGCGCGTAGACGACGTCCATGGCGGTGACGGTCTTGCGTCGGGCGTGCTCGGTGTAGGTGACGGCGTCGCGGATGAcgttctcgaggaagatcttgagcacgccgcgggtctcctcgtagatgagcccCGAGATGCGCTTCACGCCGCCCCTCCTCGCCAGGCGCCGgatcgccggcttggtgatgccctGGATGTTGTCGCGCAGCACCTTCCTGTGCCGCTTGGCGCCGCCCTTGCCGAGCCCCTTGCCTCCCTTGCCGCGCCCGGACATGGCTGACGATCCCTCCTTGGTTCGAGCTGCGACCGAATGTGGGATTGGAGGAGGAGCAGTGGTGGTTGGTTGTGCGATTTGCGGAGGTGGGGAGGGGATTTTAAGGTGGGCGAGAGGTGGGAGGAGGCGTGTTGCTGCCGTTCGATGCAGATGGAATGCACGGTTGAGATTGCGATCCGGGGGGAAAGACGCCGCGGATCGATGACCTGGCGCGAGGCGCCGGTCGCTGGAGTGGCGGGCTGGGTCAGAGGAGTGGCCGCCGGCGCCAAAGTTTGGGGCTGTGGGCGGGGCGCGATGTTTTCGCGCTGGTGTCCCGTTCCCTCCcgtcaaaaaacaaaaaaaaagtctaTCCCGTTCCCATCGATTTAATTATTATTCTTTTGCGGAGAAAACATTGTTTTTCTGAGCAAGGTAATTCCACAAAGTTTTCTTAACTAGGCAACCTAGTTCTAGGGACAAAAGAAAATTCGAAACTGAAAAGTAAATTGGCATTGAAAATTTTATTTGATGGGAATCTTTAAATTGAGAGGAAAAATGATGAAAATTGTGAGGTGAAGAGGATGGGGAACGCGTAGCACCTGTCAATTTTGTTTGGTAAGTCTAAGGGCAACTccaatgcataaccctaaaatagACACGGAATTTGTTCGCGGACACACCGGACAGTGATTCGGAAGCCGGCCATCCAACCAGAT
Above is a window of Triticum aestivum cultivar Chinese Spring chromosome 6B, IWGSC CS RefSeq v2.1, whole genome shotgun sequence DNA encoding:
- the LOC123134900 gene encoding histone H4 → MSGRGKGGKGLGKGGAKRHRKVLRDNIQGITKPAIRRLARRGGVKRISGLIYEETRGVLKIFLENVIRDAVTYTEHARRKTVTAMDVVYALKRQGRTLYGFGG